From a region of the Triticum aestivum cultivar Chinese Spring chromosome 7D, IWGSC CS RefSeq v2.1, whole genome shotgun sequence genome:
- the LOC123164312 gene encoding auxin-responsive protein IAA20 translates to MELELGLALSLFLRGDDDDDGDHGNGEYGTGDARDCEMSNKRKRLVGWPPVKSAHRPRSNGGHVKVKMEGVPIGRKVDLSRHASYHQLHHTLRLMFPSSTSHHGDPYAVTYEDGDGDWMLVGDVPWEEFSKSAKRLNILMSPPTTLAIAG, encoded by the exons ATGGAGCTGGAGCTGGGGCTTGCGCTGTCACTCTTCctgcgcggcgacgacgacgacgacggtgaccACGGCAACGGCGAATACGGCACCGGCGACGCTCGCGACTGTGAGATGAGCAACAA GAGGAAGAGGCTGGTGGGGTGGCCGCCGGTGAAGAGCGCGCACCGCCCGCGCAGCAACGGCGGCCACGTGAAGGTGAAGATGGAAGGGGTGCCCATCGGGAGGAAGGTGGACCTGTCTCGCCACGCCTCCTACCACCAGCtccaccacacgctccgcctcaTGTTCCCCTCCTCCACTTCTCACCATGGTGATCCATACGCCGTCACCTACGAGGACGGGGATGGGGACTGGATGCTCGTCGGAGACGTGCCGTGGGA GGAGTTTAGCAAGTCCGCCAAACGGCTCAACATCCTCATGTCACCACCGACTACACTTGCTATTGCTGGTTGA